A region of the Exiguobacterium aurantiacum DSM 6208 genome:
CCCCGTTCAAATCGCTCGCGATGACCGGTGTCGCGACGGAAACGACCGTCCCTTCAATCGCTGCTAAAAACGTCGCCAATAACAAGGCGATCGTGACATTCTTTCTCATTCGATTCATCTCCCCAACAAAATAGTGGCGCCGGTAGGTTCCGCACGCCACTTCACTGTCTATTATTTTGTGCGAGAGACGTCCGTTTGACAAGTGTCAACTTCAATCCCAAAAAAGAATCGACGAATTTCGTCGTATGCCGTTTCATCATGAACGACGACGCGGCCGATGAGCTTCCCTGTTTCGAGCACCCATACCTCATCGGCCAACATCGCTGCGACGTCAAGCTGATGCGTCGACAGTACGATCGTCGCCCCTCGGTCCGCTTCTTCGCGTAACAACTGACTCAACGAACGCATCCATAGCGGGTCGAGTCCATTCGTCGGCTCGTCGAGAAGCAAAATATCGGGCGTCGTGACGAGCGCTTGAGCCAACAACAGCCGCTGCCGCATCCCTTTCGACAGTTCCCCGACCCGTCGTCCCATCTTGTCATCGAGTCCGACGCGCCGTAGCAAGGAAACGTCCGGCTTCGCTCGCTGGAGCAACGCGTAATAGACGTATGTCTCTTTCACCGTCCATGACGGGTCAAACGCGAAATCGTCCGGCATGTAACCAAACGTTTGATTGAACCCGTTGCGACGGCGGGTCGTCTCCCCGTTTAAAGAGATGTGGCCGACACTCGGGGCGATCGTGCCGTTCATCAAATTGAGAAGTGTCGACTTCCCGGCCCCGTTGCTGCCACATAAAGCAACGACACGTCCTGTCTCAATCGTCCCATCGAGCGGATGGAGCGACCACGTCGCCCCATAACGTTTCCCGACTTGACTCAATTCAATCATGGCGTCCCTCCTGACGTAACATGAACGTCGCCCCGAACAACGTGAACATGATGACACTGACGATCGCGATCGTGACCGAGATGGCACCGAGCGGTTGACCGAGCCAACCGATGAACGACTCATAGATCGCCCCGAACAAGTCAGGCGCGGCCGAGACGGCGCTCACCCAGACACGCAGCAGTTCGAATCCGTTCAAATAGAGGAGCCCTACCATCGCGTTCGCTTGAATACCGTATGGCAACCATGTCAACGTCGCGACAAGAAGCGTGGGCCAAAGTAAAATCACGACGACCCACAAGACGAAAGAATAGAGCACGGCGCGAAGCCGGGTACGTCCTGCCACCCCAATCAACGTGCCGATGCCCGCCGCATAAGCCGTGAGCCCGAGGGCATATCCCCACAAGGTGAGCCACGACTCAAGCGATAAACTGACGAGAAAAGAGGCAAGGGAGAAGGCGAGCGTGATGACGACGGCTTGAGCAGCAAGAAACGCGCTATATCGCACCAAGATGATCCGACTCATCGCAATCGGATACGTCGAAAGAAGGCGTAGCCGCTTCGATTCGAGTTCGTTCGCCCACTTGAGCGACGTCGTCAACAAAACAAAGAGCGGTAGCACGAGGCCGATCACCGTCACGAGCGTCGCCTTGATGTTCGTATACGCCGTCGCTACCGGAAGCGACTGCCCGACTCCTCCAAGCAAAACGAGAGTAAACAGCCAGGCGATGAGGAAGGCGTAACTCTCCTTTTGGCGAAGTGCTTGCGACCATTCCATTCGCCACAACATCACTTAGTGTCCATGACCGTCAGAAGATGATTCCGAGTGAGCGTCGCTTATCTCGTCTGTTTCAGCCTCATCATCAGAGTGCATGTGCTTGTGCCCTTTCATTTCTCCGCGTTCCCATGCGTGCTCTTTTAAATCGGCGAACTCCATCACCGTGCCACCGTTCTCTTCCACATAAGCTTCCGCATCAGTCGCTTCGGCAAATGACAAGATGTTATAAGCCATTGGTGTCTTCGACGCTTTGTCATAGACGAACGTCCCTTCCTCGAGGTCGACCCAATCTTTCGTGTTATAGTCTTTCACGTACATCGCCGCAATATCGGCTTCTTTTTGTTCAGGGTACCAGTCGCGCATCAAGCAACCGATATCATCGAACGCATACCCTTTCCCGTTCGTCATGATCGCTTCAGCAGCGAACTGCTCGTCCATAATTTTCATCTTGCACACTTCACACTCAGTCTCGCCCCATTTAATCTCAAACGGCTCGGCCGATGCGTTTGAACAAGCACCAAGCGCAAGCGTTAATCCTGTGACAGCGAGTAATCCAGTCATCTTTTTATACGTCTTCATCATCGTTTCCTCCCAAATACCCATAATAAAATCATTAAACTGCTCATCACGGCCGCACCGACCGAGCCGCTCCAAGAGACGCGTCTCGTCTCGACACGGGGTCCGACGTCCGTGAGGACGACGTCATCGGGGCTGCGGAGCACGTGTTCGAGCACGGCCAGTCCCGGCGAACCGTACAACAACTCGAACGCTTCATATGTATCTGCCAATAAGAACAGATAAGGATCGGACCGGAACGGGAGATCACTTAAGCCGTCGCCGGTCACATCAAGCGTCTGTCCGCCCCACTCATTTCCTTTGACGTCGTTATGTGCCGACTCGAACGAGAGCACCGGATAGCGATTTCCTGTCAGATCGTTTCCTTCCATCGTCATCTCGTTCGCCCGTTTGAAGCGTAGACCGACGTCGTTTCCGTTGATGCCGTTGTCATAGATGAGCGTCCAATCCGACTTTTCAGCATAGAGGCCGACCCGGTTGCCAAAAATCGCGTTCGCACGGACGGTCGTCTCGAGTGCCTCAAACAACATGATTCCAGTCGCCGACGCACCGGTTTGATCGTGAATTTGACCGTTCTCGATCCGGACACGCTCTGTCCCCATGATCATCGCCCCTGCCCCATTCCCATGAAGGTTCGGAGAAGTAATGACGACATCTTTCGGGAACATGAGATGAATCCCATACCTCGAGTCTGTCACTAGCGGACGCGTCATCTGGTGCATGGAACCGTTCTCCACGTAAATCCCATCTCGTGCGTGATGGATGATGGCGCCAATCACGATAGACGCCTCGCTGTCGATCAGCGAGATCCCTTCCGCTCGACCGTTCCCGATAATGAGCGGACGGATGAGACGGACGCCGTAACTGTTCGCGACGTTAATCCCAGCACCTCGGACGTTCACGTCAATCAATTGATGACCGAGTCCCGTAACCTCGACGGCGGGGACTTCCGCTTGCGCGCACTGCTCAATCTTCACATTTTCAAGCAACGCCCCTGTCCCTTCCATGCGGAACGCAGGTTGGTCACAACTGACGAAACGTTTTCCGGAACCATCGAACGTCTCGTTCGACCCGATGACAATCGGCTCCTCGAGCTGAACGGTCTCCATGTCCTCTTCTGCCCCGACAGGCGTCGCCAACATGAGCAACGCGGCAATCCATGCGTATCGTTTCATAACCCCTCCTTAGTGAACCGCTTACAGAACATATTGTACGAAAACCCAAGGGGGTATGTGTGTGGTTTATATGGGATTCCCGTGACAATTTCTTCATAAAAAAAACACAAACGGCAAAGGGGTCGTTTTGCCGTTCGTGCTTATGATTATTTCGACTTGTCCATCCATACTTTTGTGAAGTCTTGAAGCATCTCATCGCCAGTCTTTTGACCGCCGACATACGCTTGCATCAATGCCCCGTACTCATTGACCGCGCCGTCTGGATACTTGAACCAGTTCCATGAGATCGTCTTGCCTTCGTTCGAATAGGCGAGGATGTCGTCGGCAAGCGGTCCGAGGTCGTTCGCTTCAATCGATTTGAACGCCGGAATGAACTTGAACTTATTGACCATGTAGTCTTGTCCTGTTTCAGACGTCGCCATCCACTCGAGGAAGTCTTTCGCTTCTTCTTTATACTGTGAGTTTTTGTTGACGACCCAGTTGTTCGGGACGCCGACCGGCAAACGGTCCATCTTCTCTTTGTCGTCATTGATTGGAATCGGGACGAAGCCCATCTCGAGATCCGGGTTCACATCAAGAATCATCTGTTGCGCCCAGTTGCCTTGTTGCAGCATCGCTGTCTCGCCCTGGGCGAACTGAGTGACTTGTGTGTTGTAGTCTGTCGTGAGCGGGTTTTTGTTCCCGTATTTGATCGTGAGGTCGAATAGTTTTAAGAACTGCTGGAACTGTTCGTTGTCCTCGAATTTTGCTTTATTGTCGTTGAGTGCTTGGATAAATGCGTCCGGGTCATCTTGTTGTGCCACCGGGATGTTGAGCAAGTGGATGCCGAGAATCCAAAATTCTGCATAACCGACCGAGAACGGGGTGATGCCAGCCTTATCCAATTTTTCTGCCGCCTCGGTTAATTCCGAGAGCGTCTTCGGCAACTCGCTAATACCGGCTTTCTCAAACAACGCCTTATTGTAGATGAAACCATATCCTTCAAGGTTCATCGGCATCCCGTACAGTTTACCGTCCATCGTCATCGGTTCTTTTGCAACGTCACTTAAGTCGCCGACCCACTTCTCGCTCGAGAGGTCTTCGAGCTTGTCTTTCCAAGTCTGTGCTTCTGTGAAACCACCGTTATTGAAAATATCCGGTTCATTTCCTGAAGCGAACTGAGATTTCAACGCAGCGCCGTAGTCGGCACCGCCCCCTACCGTTTGGACGGTCACTTTGACGCTTGTCTCTTCTTCGTATTCTTTCGCCATCGCTTCAAGATCTTTGGCGATCTCCGCTTTGAACTGGAAGACGTTCAACGTCACTTCTTTTTTGTCACCGCCATCCGCTTTCGCATCGTTCGATCCTTCTTCTTCCGTTAGCGAACCGCCTCCGCATGCCGCAAGCGTCAACACCATCCCTGCTGTCATGACGGCTGTCGACAATCTCCATTTACGCTTCATTCTAATTCCTCCCTTGATGTCGGATCATTTTTGCCATCCATCCAATAAGTACACTATTACTGTAAATGAAAACGCTTCCAATATGTAGGTGTCAAAATTGACGTGTAGGGTGGAAAATGTTGCACAGAAAACCAGGACTTCCATAAATGAAAGTCCTGGTGACGAGTTTCTTCTATATTACTATTTGAATTACAACAAGCTGATGCCGGCTTCTTCACACGCCGTGACCATTTCAAGCGGCCAAACCGACGACTGGACTTCACCGATGTGACGGGCCCGGAGCAAGTACATCGCGACACGGGACTGTCCGATTCCACCGCCGATCGTGAGCGGCAAGCGACCTTCGAGAACGGCTTGATGGAACGGATACTTCCGTTTCTCTTCCGCATCGGCAATTTCGAGTTGGGCAGCGAGGGCCGCTTCGTCGACACGAATGCCCATCGAAGACAACTCGAACGCTGACTCGAGCTCAGGATGCCAGACGAGGATGTCGCCGTTGAGCGACCAATCGTCATAGTCAGCCGCACGTCCGTCATGCTTCTCACCAGAAGCGAGTGCACCGCCGATTTGTGAGATGAACACTGCCCCATACTCTTTACAAATCGCGCTTTCACGATCTTTCGAAGAGAGCGTCGGATATGTGTCTTCGAGCTCTTGGCTCGTGATGAAATGAATCGATTCCGGAAGGATCGCTTCGATGCCATATGTCGCCTCGACCGTCTTCTCGGTTTCGAAAAGAGCCGCATAAATCGATTCAACCGTCGCTTTCAAATACTCGGTCGTGCGTTCTTCACGGGCGATGACGCGCTCCCAGTCCCACTGATCGACGTGAAGCGAGTGTGTCGCATCGAGCTCTTCATCACGACGGATGGCGCGCATCTGTGTATAGAGACCTTCACCGACCTCAAACCCATAACGACCGAGCGCCTCGCGTTTCCATTTCGCAAGTGACTGGACGATTTCAAGCTCGTGTCCCGGATACAGTGTGTCGAACTGGATGATGCGTTCAACGCCGTTCAAGTGGTCGTTCACACCGCTCGCTGACGTCACGAATAGCGGGGCTTGCACTTGAGTGAGCCCAAGTGCCGTGCTGAACTTCTCTTCAAACGTCGCCTTTACCGTCGTGATTGCCTGTTGTCTTTCCTTCATCATGCTTGTTGCTGTTGTCATTTTGTCTTCCTCCAATTGTGGGGTATTTGGGATGGAACAATAGAAAAAAGCCCTCCAATCCCATGGACTATGGGACGGAAGGCTTCAAGCTCCGCGGTGCCACCCAAATTAGTAGACGAGTCTACTCACTTTTTCGAGACGAACATCTCGTAGTTCCGATAACGGGGAACGGTCCGGCTACGTCTACTTGCAAAGCGTTCGGGTAGCGACTCCAGGAGGTTCTTCGACAGAGATTTCAGACCGGGCTCTCACCGCCCCCGGCTCGCTTTGCTTACGTCTTCTGTGTACTCGTCCTTTCAATGTCGTTCACAATTGAATTGACCCCATTATTATAAATATTCAGACGAATGTCAACACCTTTTCTCAAAAAAAAATTCTCCCCCGTGTAGCGGACGGGGGAGATCCCTTGGGAAGGGTTATTTGATCGAACCGCTCGTAATCCCTTTGATGATATGCTTTTGCATACCGAAGAAAAAGATGAGGAGCGGGACGATCCCAAGGACTAAACCAGCGAGTGCCAAATCCCATTGTTTCGTATATTGCCCGAAGAAATAGAACGTCGCGAGCGGAATCGTTCGCAGTTCGATGTCTCGGAGGACAAGTGAAGGTAATAGAAAATCGTTCCAAATCCAAAGACTGTTCAAAATGACAATCGTCACCGTGATCGGCTTCAAGAGTGGGAAGACGATGCGCCAAAACACGCCCCACGTCGAACAGCCATCGATGATCGCGGCTTCTTCGATTTCCTCAGGAATCGACTTCATGAAACCGTGATATAAGAACACCGAGATGCCCGAACCGAACCCGAGATACATAATCATCAATCCCCAATGACTGTTCAGCAACCCGAGAATGCTCGACACTTTGACGAGCGGAATCATAATCGATTGAAACGGGATGACCATCGCCGCCACGAACAAGAAGAAGATGACGGTCGAGATCCAATGTTTCGTCCGCACGAGTTTCCACGCTGCCATCGACGTAAAGAGGACGATGAGCAGGTTGGCCCCGGCCGTGATGAGAAGGGAGTTGAAGAAGACTCGCCCATAGTTCATCGCTTCCCACGCCTCAGCATAGTTCGAGGCAAGCCAAACGTTCGGTAACGCCGACGTGTTTGTGTAAATCTCGGTGATCGACTTGAACGAGTTGACGATGACGTAATAGAACGGGACGAGATACAACAATCCGAGCAAGATCGCAATCAACTCGATGAGTCCGAGCCCGGCCGTGTATCCGCCTGTCTTTAGTTTTCGTTGAGGCAATAACTGTCTTGGCGCTTGATCGATATTTGATTCAATGCGTCTCACTTTTTCTGTCGTCATGCCTCCACCTCCCGCTTTTTCGTCAAATATACTTGTGTGACAGTGATGGCCGCGACGACGAGGAAGAAGATGACCGCTTTCGCCGAACCGAGGCCGTAATTGTTATTTACGAACGACTCCGTATAGATGTTCAAGGCGAGCATCTCGGTCGACTTGAACGGTCCCCCGTTTGTGAGCGACAAGTTCGTATCAAACACTTTGAACGACCACGAGATCGTCAAAAACAAGCAGATTGTAATCGACGGCATGATCATCGGGAGCGTGATATGGCGAAGCATTTTCAATCGGTTCGCCCCATCGATTCTCGCCGCCTCAAGCAAGTCGGTCGGTACGTTTTGAAGTGCTGCGATGTAGATGACCATGACGTAGCCGCCCCCTTGCCAAATCGCGACGATAACGATTCCCCAGAACGCCGTTTGGGCATCTCCGAGCCATGGTAGCTCGAACAGGCTCCACCCGGTCAACGCTCCGATTGACTCAAACCCTTTCACGTAGATGAACTGCCAAATGAACCCGAGGATCAGCCCGCCGATCAAGTTCGGCATGAAAAATACGGTCCGCAACAGATTGCGTGTCTTGATGTTCATCGTCAACAGCAGAGCAAGCGAAAATCCGACGATGTTCGTGAGCAGCACCGCTACGATCGTATATTTTGTCGTGATCCAGAACGAGGAGCGGAACTGAGCGTCCTCAAACAATAAGCGATGATAGTTGTCGAGTCCGACAAAATTCAATTGCCCGGTCACTCCGTTCCAATCGGTGAAACTGTAATAAATTCCGTTGAAAAATGGAATGAGCACGATAGCCACAAACGCCAAAAAGGCTGGTCCGACAAATGCGATAAAACTCGCTGGTCTCTTCCAATTCCGTCTACGCTTCATTCGTTTCGTTGTTTCGGTCATGTTGATCGCCTCCACTATCAACTTACATCCTAAACAGCTTTATGAAAACGGATACATTTGACGGAATGGGTGGAATATATTGAACTTCTTTGATGAATTCTGCATAGCGATGCGTTATGATAAACTCAATGACAATACGAACGGCCCGAGACAGATTAGAGATTTCATCATAGATCGGGCTCGAATCACGAATGAAAAAGATATTTTCTTAATAAAACGTTCGAAAGTGGAGGGATTTT
Encoded here:
- a CDS encoding ABC transporter ATP-binding protein, whose translation is MIELSQVGKRYGATWSLHPLDGTIETGRVVALCGSNGAGKSTLLNLMNGTIAPSVGHISLNGETTRRRNGFNQTFGYMPDDFAFDPSWTVKETYVYYALLQRAKPDVSLLRRVGLDDKMGRRVGELSKGMRQRLLLAQALVTTPDILLLDEPTNGLDPLWMRSLSQLLREEADRGATIVLSTHQLDVAAMLADEVWVLETGKLIGRVVVHDETAYDEIRRFFFGIEVDTCQTDVSRTK
- a CDS encoding ABC-2 transporter permease, coding for MLWRMEWSQALRQKESYAFLIAWLFTLVLLGGVGQSLPVATAYTNIKATLVTVIGLVLPLFVLLTTSLKWANELESKRLRLLSTYPIAMSRIILVRYSAFLAAQAVVITLAFSLASFLVSLSLESWLTLWGYALGLTAYAAGIGTLIGVAGRTRLRAVLYSFVLWVVVILLWPTLLVATLTWLPYGIQANAMVGLLYLNGFELLRVWVSAVSAAPDLFGAIYESFIGWLGQPLGAISVTIAIVSVIMFTLFGATFMLRQEGRHD
- a CDS encoding nitrous oxide reductase accessory protein NosL; translation: MKTYKKMTGLLAVTGLTLALGACSNASAEPFEIKWGETECEVCKMKIMDEQFAAEAIMTNGKGYAFDDIGCLMRDWYPEQKEADIAAMYVKDYNTKDWVDLEEGTFVYDKASKTPMAYNILSFAEATDAEAYVEENGGTVMEFADLKEHAWERGEMKGHKHMHSDDEAETDEISDAHSESSSDGHGH
- a CDS encoding NosD domain-containing protein translates to MKRYAWIAALLMLATPVGAEEDMETVQLEEPIVIGSNETFDGSGKRFVSCDQPAFRMEGTGALLENVKIEQCAQAEVPAVEVTGLGHQLIDVNVRGAGINVANSYGVRLIRPLIIGNGRAEGISLIDSEASIVIGAIIHHARDGIYVENGSMHQMTRPLVTDSRYGIHLMFPKDVVITSPNLHGNGAGAMIMGTERVRIENGQIHDQTGASATGIMLFEALETTVRANAIFGNRVGLYAEKSDWTLIYDNGINGNDVGLRFKRANEMTMEGNDLTGNRYPVLSFESAHNDVKGNEWGGQTLDVTGDGLSDLPFRSDPYLFLLADTYEAFELLYGSPGLAVLEHVLRSPDDVVLTDVGPRVETRRVSWSGSVGAAVMSSLMILLWVFGRKR
- a CDS encoding ABC transporter substrate-binding protein; translated protein: MKRKWRLSTAVMTAGMVLTLAACGGGSLTEEEGSNDAKADGGDKKEVTLNVFQFKAEIAKDLEAMAKEYEEETSVKVTVQTVGGGADYGAALKSQFASGNEPDIFNNGGFTEAQTWKDKLEDLSSEKWVGDLSDVAKEPMTMDGKLYGMPMNLEGYGFIYNKALFEKAGISELPKTLSELTEAAEKLDKAGITPFSVGYAEFWILGIHLLNIPVAQQDDPDAFIQALNDNKAKFEDNEQFQQFLKLFDLTIKYGNKNPLTTDYNTQVTQFAQGETAMLQQGNWAQQMILDVNPDLEMGFVPIPINDDKEKMDRLPVGVPNNWVVNKNSQYKEEAKDFLEWMATSETGQDYMVNKFKFIPAFKSIEANDLGPLADDILAYSNEGKTISWNWFKYPDGAVNEYGALMQAYVGGQKTGDEMLQDFTKVWMDKSK
- the asnA gene encoding aspartate--ammonia ligase, producing the protein MTTATSMMKERQQAITTVKATFEEKFSTALGLTQVQAPLFVTSASGVNDHLNGVERIIQFDTLYPGHELEIVQSLAKWKREALGRYGFEVGEGLYTQMRAIRRDEELDATHSLHVDQWDWERVIAREERTTEYLKATVESIYAALFETEKTVEATYGIEAILPESIHFITSQELEDTYPTLSSKDRESAICKEYGAVFISQIGGALASGEKHDGRAADYDDWSLNGDILVWHPELESAFELSSMGIRVDEAALAAQLEIADAEEKRKYPFHQAVLEGRLPLTIGGGIGQSRVAMYLLRARHIGEVQSSVWPLEMVTACEEAGISLL
- a CDS encoding carbohydrate ABC transporter permease; translation: MTTEKVRRIESNIDQAPRQLLPQRKLKTGGYTAGLGLIELIAILLGLLYLVPFYYVIVNSFKSITEIYTNTSALPNVWLASNYAEAWEAMNYGRVFFNSLLITAGANLLIVLFTSMAAWKLVRTKHWISTVIFFLFVAAMVIPFQSIMIPLVKVSSILGLLNSHWGLMIMYLGFGSGISVFLYHGFMKSIPEEIEEAAIIDGCSTWGVFWRIVFPLLKPITVTIVILNSLWIWNDFLLPSLVLRDIELRTIPLATFYFFGQYTKQWDLALAGLVLGIVPLLIFFFGMQKHIIKGITSGSIK
- a CDS encoding carbohydrate ABC transporter permease; translation: MTETTKRMKRRRNWKRPASFIAFVGPAFLAFVAIVLIPFFNGIYYSFTDWNGVTGQLNFVGLDNYHRLLFEDAQFRSSFWITTKYTIVAVLLTNIVGFSLALLLTMNIKTRNLLRTVFFMPNLIGGLILGFIWQFIYVKGFESIGALTGWSLFELPWLGDAQTAFWGIVIVAIWQGGGYVMVIYIAALQNVPTDLLEAARIDGANRLKMLRHITLPMIMPSITICLFLTISWSFKVFDTNLSLTNGGPFKSTEMLALNIYTESFVNNNYGLGSAKAVIFFLVVAAITVTQVYLTKKREVEA